The nucleotide sequence GGTCAGCACCCGGCCGGCCCGGATGAAGGAGAGCGCGAGCCGGGCGTCGTGCTCGTCGGCCTGGACGCCGTAGGGCAGGCGCATCGCGTAGAACCGTGCCTCGTGCCCGGCGTCGCGGGCCCGTTCGACCGCGAGCTGGGACAGACGGCCGGCGGTGGTGGAGTCGACCCCGCCGCTGATGCCCAGCACCAGGGCGGACAGCCCGGTGGAGGTCAGCCGTTCGGCGAGGAAGGCCACCCGGCGCTCGATCTCCGCCGCGGCGTCGAAGGTCTCGGCGACCCCGAGTTCCCGGGCGATCTCCTGCTGAAGGGTGAGGGAGGCCGCCTCGTTCACATCTGCTCCTTGCTCCGGTCCACGTCGTGCCGGCGCCCCACCTCGCAGGACGGGCCCCTGGATCAGTGTCGGGCAGCCCCGGCCGTCCGGCGCCGGGGGCGCGCAGGAAGGAGTTTCCCCGATCGCGGCCGGCATGCGTTTCCGGCGCCGCGCGCCCTCCGGTTGCGGCCGCGCGCGTTCCCGTCCCGGCACCGAGCGCTCCCGGTATTGGCGCCGACCGAGCCCCGAGCCCGGCCGGCCCCCCGGCGAGTGACGGCCGGATTCGTCCTGCCTGGTCACCGTAGGGCTGCGGCCTCGTAACAGGTCGATCCGTGCATGACAAAGGTATGGATTCCCGTCACGTGGCCTGATCTGATGCCGACACGCACACGACATCCCTGGGGGGACGAGAGATATGCACTGGTATGTGGACGTACTGAAGAAGTACGCGGTGTTCGGCGGACGTGCCCGTCGGCAGGAATACTGGATGTTCACCCTGTTCAGCGTCATCATCAGCATCGTGATCGCGATCATCGACGCCGCGATCGGGTCCAGCATCCTGGGCATCGTCTACACCCTCGCCGTCCTGCTCCCCTCGCTGGGGGTCGCCGTCCGGCGCCTGCACGACACGGACCGGTCCGGCTGGTGGATCCTCATCGGCCTCATCCCGCTGGTCGGCGCGATCATCCTGATCGTGTTCCTCGCCACCGAGGGCAAGCAGGAGCCGAACCAGTACGGCCCGAACCCGAAGCTGGCGCCCGCCTACTGACGTCACACGGACGCCACGCGGCACCGAAGGCCCGTCGGAACCCTCCGACGGGCCTTTTCCCTGTTCCCTTCCCTGTTCCCTTCCCTGTTCCCAGCCCGCGCGTCCCCGCACGTCCGGCGCCCCTCACGGGCCGGCCGCGGGGATGCCGGCCGGGCTCCGTTCGAGTGATCTGACTCACGTCATGTCACAGCTGCCGCCGGCGCGGTGTCTTGAGGCCGA is from Streptomyces asoensis and encodes:
- a CDS encoding DUF805 domain-containing protein translates to MHWYVDVLKKYAVFGGRARRQEYWMFTLFSVIISIVIAIIDAAIGSSILGIVYTLAVLLPSLGVAVRRLHDTDRSGWWILIGLIPLVGAIILIVFLATEGKQEPNQYGPNPKLAPAY